The stretch of DNA TCAATTAGCAGCCTTAAAATTAACCTAGTAGAAGCAATTCATGAATTGCCCCTACTTTCTAGAGTTAAAGGCAACTTATTCCACAACAATCTTACCAACCATACCTGCACCACGATGAGGTTCGCAGTAGTAAGAATATTCACCTGGTTGATCAAAAGTAGTTGTAAAAGATTCGCCAGGAGAAAAGGCAAGACTTTTATGAGATGCTTTAGTAGCTATATCATCAGATACTTTACTGCTATCAAAGACTACATTGTGAGGAGCCATTTTGTTGTTAACCCACTTAACAGTGTCCCCTGACTTAATAGTTAAAGAACTGGGAACAAACTGTAACATACCGTTATCTGAACCCATTTTAACTTCATAGGTTTCAGCAGCAGCAGGATTTGCAGTTAAGAAAAAGCTAGTAACCACTAGCAAAACAGTCGAAAGTAATAAGCCTAGCTTCTTGGTCATTTTTAACACTCAAATATAATTTTTTTCCCTAGATTAATCTAGTATTGTTAGGAGCGAATATAAACAAACTGACTGGTTTTGAGTGATTGAACAGTTTTTTGCCTATTTATCCTCCTCAAATCATACTACTACAGAAGTTTGACAATTTGTAAAACTTTGACAGCTTGTCTTTTGACTAAAGTGCTGTAATCGCTCAGGATGTATATTCGATTGAATTTACAA from Stanieria cyanosphaera PCC 7437 encodes:
- the petE gene encoding plastocyanin — encoded protein: MTKKLGLLLSTVLLVVTSFFLTANPAAAETYEVKMGSDNGMLQFVPSSLTIKSGDTVKWVNNKMAPHNVVFDSSKVSDDIATKASHKSLAFSPGESFTTTFDQPGEYSYYCEPHRGAGMVGKIVVE